Proteins encoded by one window of Lates calcarifer isolate ASB-BC8 linkage group LG5, TLL_Latcal_v3, whole genome shotgun sequence:
- the ltv1 gene encoding LOW QUALITY PROTEIN: protein LTV1 homolog (The sequence of the model RefSeq protein was modified relative to this genomic sequence to represent the inferred CDS: deleted 1 base in 1 codon), which yields MPHRKKKSFIEKKKAVTFHLVHRSQRDPLAADEKAPQHVLLPATKVEAEKRREEQRNFGVFFDDDYDYLQHLKEASGPSELVAAGPSYTDRRAVHFNDEDEEDEEEHWGHCNRQASINLPSSVFASEFEEEVGLLNKAAPISGPRLDMDPDIVAALDEDFDYDDPDNILDDDFIVKANSASGAVDVEGDDDDDDDDDEWEDTDEEGDFDSEGGFSGDEDVEGGGRGREFLFMDEETKSRFTEYSLTSSVMRRNEQLSLLDDRFEKFYEQFDDDEIGALDNAELEGYIEPDSARLEEVIKDYFKQKEKEYLRPDDLGPKELPVVKEEEEDEEEEEEMETVVMEAPEEKWDCETIISTYSNIYNRPKVIEEPPKPKPIRVSSKTGIPLDVLPARGLTAKQAERMTMINDSDLPRVSMQPRNKEESKEERKARKQAIKEERKERRVEKKANKMAFKEEKVRQEKQMLNLRTNIQGLKL from the exons CCTCATCGAAAGAAGAAGTCGTTCATTGAGAAGAAGAAGGCCGTGACCTTTCACCTCGTCCACAGAAGTCAGAGGGATCCGCTGGCTGCAGATGAGAAGGCGCCGCAGCACGTCCTCCTGCCGGCCACCAAG GTGGAAGCAGAGAAGAGGCGCGAGGAGCAGAGGAATTTTGGCGTCTTCTTCGATGACGACTACGACTACCTGCAGCACCTGAAGGAGGCATCGGGTCCGTCTGAGCTGGTGGCGGCAGGGCCCTCGTACACCGACAGACGAGCTGTTCACTTCAATGATGAAGacgaggaggatgaggaggagcaCTGGGGACACTGTAACAGACAAG CTTCCATCAACCTGCCCTCTTCAGTGTTCGCCTCAGAgtttgaggaggaggtgggactTCTGAACAAAGCTGCTCCTATCTCAG gACCACGTCTGGACATGGACCCTGACATCGTGGCCGCTCTGGACGAGGACTTCGACTACGACGACCCCGACAACATCCTGGATGACGACTTCATCGTCAAAGCAAACAGTGCGAGTGGAGCAGTGGACGTCGA AGgcgacgacgacgacgatgatgatgatgatgagtggGAGGACACAGACGAGGAAGGCGACTTTGACTCTGAGGGAGGGTTTTCAGGCGATGAGGACGTGGAGGGAGGCGGCCGCGGTCGAGAGTTTCTGTTCATGGACGAGGAGACGAAGAGTCGGTTCACAGAGTACTCGCTGACGTCGTCTGTGATGAGGAGGAACGAGCAGCTCTCCCTGCTGGACGACCGCTTCGAAAAG tTTTACGAACAGTTTGATGACGACGAGATCGGCGCTCTGGACAACGCTGAGCTGGAGGGCTACATT GAACCGGACAGCGCTCGGCTGGAGGAAGTTATAAAAGACTACttcaaacagaaagagaagga GTACCTGAGGCCGGATGACTTGGGTCCCAAAGAACTTCCTgtggtgaaggaggaggaggaagacgaggaggaggaagaggagatggagacgGTTGTCATGGAGGCTCCTGAAGAGAAGTGGGACTGTGAAACCATCATCA gcACATATTCCAACATTTATAACAGACCCAAAGTCATCGAAGAGCCACCAAAG CCGAAGCCGATCCGTGTGTCCAGCAAGACGGGCATCCCTCTGGACGTCCTCCCCGCCAGAGGCCTGACGGCCAAGCAGGCCGAGCGCATGACGATGATCAACGACTCGGACCTTCCTCGCGTCTCCATGCAGCCCCGAAACAAAGAGGagagcaaagaggagaggaaggcgAGGAAACAGGCCATCAAAGAGGAACGCAAG gagaggagagtggagaaGAAAGCCAACAAGATGGCGTTCAAGGAGGAAAAAGTCCGACAGGAGAAGCAAATGTTGAACCTGAGAACAAACATTCAAGGCCTGAAGCTTTAG
- the ifngr1 gene encoding LOW QUALITY PROTEIN: interferon gamma receptor 1 (The sequence of the model RefSeq protein was modified relative to this genomic sequence to represent the inferred CDS: deleted 1 base in 1 codon) — translation MLRDGAFTVLLLLISAVSAETVPPPTNVTLSCQNLKTTVSWEYNKHQPQTSFCVKIKSSEECYGNTTDHQYDLSRFIWESTDRYKDIHSVTVIGIQGGKMSEPVTSNTLTFNDIKLAHKKCVLNFPPVNLTVEDSRSTVSFQNPLLFYKELKQATKPDTYFDFSVSSDNGSLGEAQCQSTEPICRFDFSFPEGVEECVTLVGWLMTGQRTDWVAFNKTGRICHTDSTDVHWVILAVVLGCLVLVITAVTISVCCVKAWTTKPLPTPIVRDWDTLPPNVTQPEEEERTVLVTVEPRPVVPDSSKDDYSLRKSLEGSGNSSIKPNLNRLHYRTGRLSEGSSQELDAGRDVTDEESADGSEKTECVSIDDEEEVERERKDEGHYDRRPQILQDMGGGDMVETYSQR, via the exons ATGCTGCGGGACGGTGCGTTCACGGTCCTCCTCCTTCTGATCAGCGCAGTTTCTGCTGAAACTG TTCCACCTCCAACAAACGTGACTTTGAGCTGCCAAAATCTGAAAACCACAGTGAGCTGGGAATACAACAAACACCAACCTCAAACCAGCTTCTGTGTGAAAATCAAATCGTCTGAAGA GTGTTATGGGAACACCACAGACCATCAGTACGATCTGAGCCGCTTCATCTGGGAATCTACAGACCGCTACAAAGACATCCATTCTGTCACTGTAATAGGCATACAGGGAGGGAAAATGTCTGAGCCTGtaacatcaaacacactgacc TTTAATGACATAAAGTTAGCTCATAAAAAAT GTGTTTTAAATTTCCCTCCTGTGAATCTGACCGTAGAGGACTCGAGGAGCACAGTCAGCTTCCAGAATCCCCTCCTCTTCTACAAAGAACTGAAGCAGGCCACGAAGCCAGACACCTACTTTGACTTCAGTGTCTCTTCAGATAAT GGAAGTTTGGGGGAAGCACAGTGCCAATCGACAGAGCCCATTTGCAGATTCGACTTCTCCTTCCCCGAGGGGGTGGAGGAGTGTGTCACGCTGGTCGGATGGTTGATGACTGGGCAACGTACCGACTGGGTGGCGTTCAATAAGACAGGCCGCATCTGTCACACTGACTCAACAG ACGTCCACTGGGTAATACTTGCTGTAGTGCTGGGTTGCCTTGTCCTCGTTATCACTGCGGTAACaatttctgtctgttgtgtgaaGGCCTGGACAACAAAGCCGCTGCCAACACCGATTGTTAGG GATTGGGACACACTCCCCCCAAATGTGACACAacctgaggaagaagaaagaaccGTTCTGGTGACTGTTGAACCGAGACCTGTTGTTCCAGACAGCTCAAAGGATGACTACAGTCTCAGAAAGAGCCTCGAGGGCAGTGGCAACAGCTCGATTAAGCCGAATCTGAACAGACTCCACTACAGGACAGGACGACTGTCAGAGGGCAGCAGCCAGGAGCTGGATGCTGGGAGAGATGTGACAGACGAGGAGTCTGCAGACGgctcagagaaaacagagtgtGTTTCGATAGATGACGAGGAGGAAGTGGAACGGGAAAGAAAAGATGAGGGGCACTATGACCGGCGCCCACAGATTCTGCAGGACATGGGTGGTGGAGACATGGTCGAGACTTactcacagagatga